In Mangifera indica cultivar Alphonso chromosome 7, CATAS_Mindica_2.1, whole genome shotgun sequence, the genomic window CAACTCCAAAAAATCAAGCCTGAGTTCAAAGAAgagattcaaactcaatttaaaatcaatataaattcaatctaaactgGTTCGAATTCGAATATTTTTATCCACTCAAACTTGGGTCATTTATAAAAACAAGCCCACTCATTGACTGAAACTTGGCTCGTTAGATCCAAATTTAAGAAGTTCCCTGTATTATGATCCCCACCtgagattattaaaaaaatccagaaaaaaaaaaaaaaagtgctgTGCTATCATCAAGAAAGCCCAAATCCTTTTACACACAAACATATCATATCCTaaagtttcttttaatttttaatcttattatcTTACATTGGTAATCTTTGTAACTCAACATATCACATACACTCAATCAAATGAACACCAtgaagttaaaagaaaaaaaaatgacaaacaaATCATCACACAAATCGGTTAAACGGCTTCCTCCCGACCGTTGCAGGCATCGAAACGGTTGAATCCACACTCAAATTCCCTAAAGATTGCATTGACTGATTCTTATCTAAGGCCCTCTGAGAGCTAGACTCCTTGCTATTAGAGAAGGAGAAACCTTTCTTCCACTTGAATGATCCAATGTTAGGCGTCAAAGGAAACGAAAGCCTTCTTTGTGATTCACTGCTTGGAGTCCCTGGAAGCCTCTCCTTTGGATTGCTGTTAGCTCTTGCTTTTGCTTTTGCCGAAACTGTAGGAGTCATGTAGTTTGGAACCGAAAAGGGCGGGCAGCTTGTGAGACTATCGTCATCTTTTAATGGCAAGTCAAAAGGAGAAGCGGCTCCACTAGCTCTTGCTCTTGAATATTTTGACAAGCTGGGGCTGCCTTGAGGGGCCTTACCTAAAGCCGGACTTCGTGCGTATCTTGTGGCAGGGAGTATGGTTGATTTCGTTGATTTTGGCGTGGGAGTATCCATGTCGAACCCAAAACTATATCGGTTGTGACTGCTTGATTGTGGCTGAGGGCTTGGTTTTAGGTGCTGATCAGTCATTGGCCTTGGTGGTGTGAGTTGAAAACTCTTCATAGTTTGACTTTCCAATGGGTTAGCTGGAGGCAGCTGACGTTCTAACCAATTCCACCACCACGGGAACGCCCCGGCAGATGTTTGAGCTGATTTAGGAGGGGTTTTCCACAACTGTAGGCAAAAGGATAACCACAAAAAGGATAAAACAAGTGTTAGACCTAAAATCTGAAACTGCGAAAATAGACGAAGGCTGTTTTAGCAAGTTAAACGAGCATCCACATGAAGGATCAGCACAATCAGATGAAACAGAGCCTGGTCCATGTCAGGTTAGGTTTAAAGGCTAATGGCTAAGAGAAGTACCTGGTGGGAATATGCATAGGACATGGCTCTTTCTCTTTTGATGACTGCCTCCACCTTCTTCTGCATCCTTGCTTCCATTTCTTCTTTGGTCAGCACACTAGCATCCCAGTCTTCATTTCCTGCCTCAGACTGTTCAAGATTTCCGACAATTAATAATGCATGTCTCACTTAAAACAtcaaaaagaatttttaaacaACAATAGCCACCCAAGTTTATTAAGCTCTAATGGATTTGTTCCTCAAATCCTCTAAGCGTAAACCAACATTCACACCTTCAAAAGGCCAACCTACCTTAACTGGGATATAAGTAATGGATCCTGGTACACTATGTTTTGAGCATTTTAACTCATTTATTAAGCTTAATGTAACACattgagattgaaatttatatgattatcCTTGAAAATAAGGACAATTTTCTTGAACAGAATTTGAGTTGAGTCAAGCGCAGTCCTCGTCCAGACACTACAAAAATTTTGACCTTTTCTGCGTTTGATTAAGCAAGCTGGCACGAAAGTGATTTCGTTGCCTTGACTGAATTGAAGATTCAAAAAACAATACCAACAAATTTCCAATAATTAGCAAAAATTCAAGCCAAACGAGGCAGTGttgtgtttttaaaaaattgtggtAGATTAAAAGACAGAAATCAGAGACGCAATCAATGATGAAAAACATACTGCCTGGCCAAAGGTCCATTTCCCCAAGGTACTTTCTGTTTCTTTATCATTCCTGTATTGAGCTTGACGTCGTGCCTGGTTTTCTAGCATCTGGATTCTCCCTGACTGAATCTGAGATTGAACCCTCACCAGAAGCTGCATATATTTCATGGCATTCACTGTTTGGCGCCTCACATTCTGTCCTCTCACTACTCCCTGAAGCCTCACTAGACCCTTCAGAGCTCTAAAGCTTCTTCTAGCCTGTATAACAAAGTTAAACATTATTAAAGATCTAAACTTATTAACAATCCAATCGAGATACATTAACAGATTCCTTGAGCTAAGAGTGTGTACTGGGGAATTTTCACGAAGTTACGGAAGGGAAAGTAGAAGCTTACCATATAACCTCTATAGGCTGCTTGAATCTTAGTAGCACAAGCATGACGGTATCTTAGAGTTGGTTCCGGTCTTTCCCTATGCTGATGAACAATTCTAGGTGAAGAAGCTCTTGGCGAGGCATTCCTTGGAGAAGCAGCCCTTGGAGAGGCAGCCCTTGGAGAAGCAACTCTTGAAGACGTGACCCTTGGAGATGAAATCCTTTGAGAAGGAACCCTCGGAGAAGCAACTCTTGCAGGCACAAAAGGCGGTGTTCTAGGTTGCTCAGGTGGGGTTGGAGGCCTAAATACTAAACTATGCTCTCTTTCAGCATCCCCCAAAATTTTCTCAATACTGCTCGGTTCTCTGAATAGAGGAATGAAAGAATTGGTTTCGCCATGCCTTAGTTTCGCTAgtcccttctttttcttttcttttgtacTTTTCTTGTCTGATTCCTGCAGTAAGATAAAGCATTAGCAAAGAATCATCCAAAAAGATTAACTCTTCCCTTCAACTGCCTCGTAGCACACAGCCGAAATCAGGATCACTTACATTGGCTAGTTTCTCCTTGGAGTGGGGTATAAAGACCCTCTTGATTGCGGAAAACCAACTCCCCTTCTTTCCCATATTTCCAGCATTACTCTTTCGATctggatataaaaataaacaaagtaGTTAACTGTAGCAGCTCCAAGAATAATATCCCGTATGTGAATGTTCGTAATCACAAATCTGCTATCATCCGGTAAATCACATACAAGCAAAAGCacaaatgaaaatcaaattacCAATCACAGATCCTAAGAACTCTCGAAACCTAACATGTTATAGTTTACCACCcagagagatgaaaaaaataaccaaaacacCACATGCTGCTCATAGCTTTTCAAGCTCTTACAACCCCCGAAGCCTTACTCAGAAAGCAGGCATACAAAGATTTGAACCAAACACGTAAACACCAACAACTGATTCCCACATGGAACTCATCGAAATTCAACTGTAAGATTGAACAATAAAAGGAAACTGCATCGTGGATCTGAAATTATCCTCAGCCATCATCTCCACCACAAAGAAAACCCTCTTCCATGGACACAAAAGATAAGAAGAGAACACAGGAGTCTTCTAATCAGATTCAACGTTTGCGAAACATAACAACCAAATCCGCCATGTCTTGACATTAAACAATCAAGAGCATAAAGTTAAACTCTAACTTGTttctttatatttgttttaccaTTGGAggtcaaaaaaataatttatctacaAAACCATACAGACAAAACACAAGCTTCCAAATCCAAAAAGTGAAGTTAACAATCCCATGAAAGTGAAATTCCCATTAGTGTATTAGcaaaaacatagaaaaacaTGTCTTTGACAAGCTCCATACACTTAAACTGTACAAGGAATTTGTACTTGAAGAACAAAAGGTTCTATCAGCAGACAAAATCACCATAAACAAGAAGTAGTGTTCCAGAATTCTAAACTTTTTGGAGGAAAAACAGTAAATTATTCttagaatcaaatttttaaagggTTTAAATTCTGACAATTTGAAGACAAAAAGGATCCAACATACAGAagaacaattaaatattaaaaaaaaaaaaaacccttaaaaaaaCCAACCTTTTCAACTGCCAAAACACCAGAACAAAAATCTTATCTTCTCCAAACCCAAAACACACAATCAAAACAGCCCACAGGAGCTAACAAGACCATAAACAAAATaaccaacaaaaaaattgaacttaaaaagaaaaaattaaaattaaaattatcatttacctCATGAAACTAAAAAATTTCCAATTCTGCAAAACAAGAGCCTTCAAAAAGCTGAAATTcccagaaagaaaaaaaagcaaggCTGCAGCCAGCCAACTAAAGAAgactctttctttctttctctcttttctctgtgcttctttgtttctttgCTTTAGCCTCCACCTCCCTCTTCTTTGCAAAACAACATGGTTTTGACAATTTTATGACTTTGTATGCTAAAGGCTTTCACATAACAAAGAGTTTATGTTATGTTAATGGTTTCTTTGCTTCTGTTTTACTTTGAATTGGCCTCTGATTCTGATTTTGCTTCTTACTTGTACCAATTTACTTCcaacattttcctttttccttctctttctctgTGTTATTTAACTCCttgttgaatttataataattatcttTTGGGAGAATTCTCTTCCACCCCCCTAAAACATCTCTTAATCATGGAAACCCAAAATGTTTTAAAAGTATTATGATACGCCCATAAGAGATTAATGATCATTTCTATGTTACATATCCTAACTCGTTTGTTAACGCCAATGTTTTAATACCCAATCCAAATTGATAAGTCTGATTGGTCTGACCATAAATCGGTGATAAATTCTATTTAAGTCATGGTTAAAACTTGTCTTACTCATCAAACTAGATTAATCTGAAATTGAATCAAGTGAATAGCATTGGAGCACAATTCATTATTATATTAGTATAACCATTATACCAATATCAACATAACCTATCAGTTCAGTCTGAGTATTGAAACATGGGTCAAAACTTAACTttacatatatttcttataaCTATAGAGTCGAATTCTAATAGAGTCGAACTTCAATATAGGctaactcaagtttagttcGAATCTTATATGGCCAACTCAAATTATACTCAAGGTCATTTAAATTGGTCAAAGATgttattaatgagataaatatcATCGctaatagaataaataatatcattttacgagataaacaatatcattgaaGAGAatttcgaatcaaactcaaaccaaactatcAAATTAAAGCTTTACCATGAAGTCAACTTAAATCAAGGCAAACACTTATTCAAGTCAAGTTAGCTTGATTTGAATCTGACCTTAGATAACTAAACCAATCATTTATAAGggtttataactttttttttaaaactcaggaTGGTGTTCAAATGGATCAAAACAAATCTTTAAGAAGGCAAATGATAAAAATCCAAACTTATGGGTGGAGAGGGGCCATAATTAAGGCAGAGTTGGCGACTTTCTCACTCAAGCTGGCAAACTTCAACCAACTTTACTTCAATAGGAAGAAGACTATTTGGCCAACAACAAACAGTTAGGTttggtaattataattttattttatttccattaaTACCCATCagtattgttttaataatattttttaaagatattattattttttatattattctatcAGAAAAATTCCCACTCTCTTTCTTTGGCGCGTGTAATGGATACTCCAATGGGAACAGTCTATGTTTGCAAGGAATTGTTTATAAGTTTATTGGTTGGCTGATAAGCTAACACTtggatattatataataattgcaatattttttttataattgtggcaatccctataaaaaaaaatataaaaaacaaaagtaaGGAGGgtcgattttatttttttttaaatggaattTTGTAACtaatttagatttatatttatgttcaatttaaataaattaaagtcaaattaaaattttaataaagtagaTCATCTCGAATTCAAAGGTTCACCGGTGTCATTATATCAAAGCTAttcttatataataattttttttcgattgatttttttttttaatgattcttttttttttctttggtggCTTGTCGTCTTTTTTTCTAACATTACTATTCGTCAATAGATtgagctaaactcaaatttaaactaattattttggATTAAAGTTAAATTCAGACAGATTTTTATTAAGATTCAGTTTAGTTCAAATCCACTTTTGATATGAACACAGACTATTATGATATTTGATAAGAAGAAAGTTGGATtgaaattctttattttaacaTCCGATAGGGTTGAGCAACTAATAATCAAGTGCCAATTAGATTTTTGGAATAAGatgcataatttttaaatgtttacaATTTTGTCCAAGTAATATTACGTAcatctaattttgagtatttaattagatatataaataatatatcatcatatgattttatatagagttgataatttttaatatgaccTATTAACCCGACACAACACgacaagaaaaaaattgggttaggttaagtttttttaaatgaaatttattttgaatcaatCTGATACGACTCAAAATTAAATCTGATTAAGTTAGAGTTCACACGAAAGTAACTCAACATGACACGAATtgactcaaatattttaaagaaatattctttaatagaatttgttatgGATAAATTATAGCAGtgttatgtgtacacatttattgtatataatttaagtattaaatgatatgtcattatgtgattggtgTTACTTAACtttcatttaaaatcattcaatcacatgatgacacattatctatatatcaaaagtgtgtacgtataatttttttaataaattataaaaatattgaaaataatatcaacagttgaaatatttacagattatatataattgtatctttatataattataattacttatataatttttttttttatttaaatattttatttttattgttaaatagtAAGATATGATTTAATTAGTTAGAttattgacatattttaaaagtcttaatatataatttttaaaccattttaaacaagataaaatgttatattatgtgttttattaacagTAGATTATAGTTATTTGGtgaatatattaaaacgataaaaacactttaaagagtgaaaacaatagataattttaaataatttggaTCGGATCGGATCAATTTAGATCAAAATAAGTTAATTCGAATATTAAAGGGttatatcaagttttaaaattttaatatgattctaatttaaattagattaaaattaatagtctCTAATATGAAATCTAAATTGACACGATATAAACATGATCcaataatacaaatttaattttgtattattattgaaatgactAGGGATTATTCCTTCATTTGATTtcataggaaaaaaatataaaattattgatgatacttgataaaaaaaattgtaaaatcagaACCAAATCTCAACCACACATATTTGTTGATATACACGTGTCATGTATACTAACTTCTGATAAGAAAATGGAGACatgaatacaaatattaatatttcttaatatgatttaatattattttatatataattcaatatcaCTACATCACGTGATTAAAtgatcaataattaattatattataatatttcatttgaatacttaaaactattaatacatagttttaataaaatagcaCATTTTCATGCATTGGAATCCTCAGACAATGCTTCTTGTATCCTGGGAAGCCTCTAGGGCAAGCTTTTTTGTATAGCTTTGATGCTTCTCCATCAATATCGGAAAAATTTACATTGGGAGTTAcagattgaatttgatttgagtcaatttgaacttatattacatttataatatccaatttgaatttaaaggacCGCTTGATTtgagtattttaaaaattatcttggtaatttatcttttattacttatattatcttgtttgatttatcggtaataaaatattataataatattctattatcaatgttaACGTAACAGGTAATACTGacggtaatctgattatcatatctatcttaggtattaaaatattactaaagtaatcttgattttattataattatattataatttattgatttttaagacaaaaataaatttatttttaattaatataaataataaaaaaatatttaaaaataattatatttaagggtttttaagtaaaataatttattagtattattttattaccattAACCgaatacattaattatttatactattcatttttatcaaattttatcaaacgtaataatcatttatatcgaATAATCTTCTCAGTAATCcatctttaagataatctttttattttggtaataaaatattatacaaaccAAACgctctttaaatttatttgagtcaaTACACAGAATCATTGGAGAGTTGtcgataaaataaatagtatatcACTGATAGAACAGACAACCTTATCAGATGGACAAATCTACCCCTACTTGTGGTGGTAATTTTTCAACTCTTTACTTTTATAGTAGGACACTTGTTGATTTTGTATTGGTTTGGCCAACCGTCCACAGGAATGTAAACAATTTGACTAtcaatcatttctttttttaaatttttagtcatGAATTGTAAGTTGACCAACAAAACTACATCCTATTCTTTACCCTTGACCCTACGCGAGGACTTTGACTTAGTCAAATTGTACCACATCGATATTGAAAAATTCATATTGCGAGTAGTCTTGAACCTAAATACAAGTCTTTCCACGATAAAAGACAAGAAAGTTTTTCTTAACCAAATTTTAAGTTTGGGTTATTTCAAAGGCcagatttgattcaaatcatatttaaataaaattaaattgaagattaatttaaattcaattaaaaatcaataaattaactttatatttgattttattcaattttaaaaatgatccTAATTCTTATATCGAACTTATATAATTCGATTTGAACCCATCATTATTTAAACTATCTGAGCATGAGAAAcgatcaaatccaaccctagtgAAGTCTAAATACTCttaattttatccaattttatcttattttttaaattttatatcaaacaaaattattaaactattttgaatttttttagggtttaaggtatAGAGTTTacaataatacattattaacTTAATAATAACATCGTTGCCaccatatttatcaaatatggATGCGATTTGGCTTGAATAATTGTTTAACTccaattaaattgagtttaaactgaaaaaattttagttcgagtttaatttaagattgatattttattaatatggtCGTATTAAAACTCGTTTTACcggtaattattttttttctagtaattttttgaagtttgaataatgtttttcttcttctctagttTGATTCGATCTCCAACTGACTCTTGGCCAAACCCTTGTCCAAATCCCAGAATCATAATAGCAAAATCTCCTCTTTAAACTCCGGAGCGTGTACAGCACTTGCCATTATGAGCGGTGGGCCAAGGCACTCAATAGCCTGTGAGAACGCTACCAAACAAATATACCATTAAAC contains:
- the LOC123220393 gene encoding protein IQ-DOMAIN 13-like, producing MGKKGSWFSAIKRVFIPHSKEKLANESDKKSTKEKKKKGLAKLRHGETNSFIPLFREPSSIEKILGDAEREHSLVFRPPTPPEQPRTPPFVPARVASPRVPSQRISSPRVTSSRVASPRAASPRAASPRNASPRASSPRIVHQHRERPEPTLRYRHACATKIQAAYRGYMARRSFRALKGLVRLQGVVRGQNVRRQTVNAMKYMQLLVRVQSQIQSGRIQMLENQARRQAQYRNDKETESTLGKWTFGQASEAGNEDWDASVLTKEEMEARMQKKVEAVIKRERAMSYAYSHQLWKTPPKSAQTSAGAFPWWWNWLERQLPPANPLESQTMKSFQLTPPRPMTDQHLKPSPQPQSSSHNRYSFGFDMDTPTPKSTKSTILPATRYARSPALGKAPQGSPSLSKYSRARASGAASPFDLPLKDDDSLTSCPPFSVPNYMTPTVSAKAKARANSNPKERLPGTPSSESQRRLSFPLTPNIGSFKWKKGFSFSNSKESSSQRALDKNQSMQSLGNLSVDSTVSMPATVGRKPFNRFV